Proteins co-encoded in one Streptomyces roseochromogenus subsp. oscitans DS 12.976 genomic window:
- a CDS encoding peptidoglycan-binding protein has translation MRGLQAERAAEIIVVRHDGSSLRGSGYLVRADTILTAAHVVAGAQQIRVRSEKGGTVLWDGEAEAAWSDETIDVAVLALSAPPKVLGRTRAAAFGAVRDRDVGLKCSALGFPLFKRRQDAAGVYRDSFHARGEIAPLTGRREGVLEFRVQEPERDPDPRYSPWEGMSGAAVWAYGRIIGLITAHHRPEGLGSLTISRADRWAEQADDEAGLAALDRAGLRPPLPFVAPVWRNRKVLIGSSVVLATAAATTWWMARPEPLHLEIAGTCTRTDQTLVNQSSGFTPGGRYTDEIIAPDGSKPQNVSTTGTVNGDGSLKLAWPCSSTDQRGNYRVRVRDEATGRYTGWTTIHVTYVPPYRCRFRQHDGLWYAGISDTQNAVLTANSHGTEVAEAQCLLQRLGYELGTAGVDGWYGTNTQRAVISLQDKEGLPPDGVVGVKTWHSLRTTVPPAERCPPERRFTPHLLQSALAHINIPLLQHDRLTSHPG, from the coding sequence GTGAGGGGCCTGCAGGCGGAACGGGCCGCCGAAATCATCGTCGTCCGTCACGATGGGAGCAGTCTGCGCGGATCGGGATACCTGGTGCGCGCGGACACCATCCTCACCGCGGCCCACGTGGTGGCCGGGGCGCAGCAGATCCGCGTCCGCTCCGAGAAGGGCGGAACCGTCCTGTGGGACGGAGAGGCCGAGGCTGCCTGGTCCGACGAAACGATCGACGTCGCGGTCCTGGCCCTGAGCGCACCTCCGAAGGTTCTCGGGCGGACGAGGGCCGCCGCGTTCGGAGCGGTGAGGGATCGGGACGTGGGCCTGAAGTGCAGTGCACTGGGCTTCCCACTGTTCAAGAGACGTCAGGACGCGGCGGGCGTGTATCGCGACTCCTTCCACGCGCGCGGTGAGATCGCGCCTCTCACAGGGCGCAGGGAAGGCGTCCTGGAATTCCGGGTTCAGGAACCCGAGCGGGATCCGGATCCGCGCTACTCCCCGTGGGAGGGCATGTCCGGCGCGGCGGTGTGGGCGTACGGCCGGATCATCGGCCTGATCACCGCGCATCACAGGCCGGAGGGACTGGGGAGCCTCACGATCAGCCGCGCCGACCGGTGGGCGGAGCAGGCCGACGACGAGGCCGGCCTGGCCGCGCTCGACAGGGCTGGGCTGCGTCCTCCGCTGCCGTTCGTGGCCCCGGTGTGGAGGAATCGCAAGGTCCTGATCGGTTCCAGCGTGGTCCTCGCCACCGCGGCGGCGACCACCTGGTGGATGGCGAGGCCCGAGCCGCTGCACTTGGAGATTGCCGGTACATGTACGCGAACCGATCAGACGCTGGTCAACCAGTCCAGCGGCTTCACTCCGGGTGGCCGGTACACAGACGAGATCATCGCGCCGGACGGCAGCAAGCCCCAGAACGTGTCCACCACGGGGACGGTCAACGGCGACGGGTCGCTGAAGCTGGCCTGGCCCTGTTCCAGCACGGACCAGCGGGGGAACTACCGGGTGCGGGTGAGGGATGAAGCCACCGGCCGGTATACCGGCTGGACCACCATCCACGTCACATACGTGCCGCCGTACAGGTGCCGCTTCCGTCAGCACGACGGACTCTGGTACGCAGGCATCAGCGACACACAGAACGCCGTGCTGACGGCCAACTCGCACGGGACGGAGGTCGCCGAGGCGCAATGCCTGCTCCAACGCCTCGGGTACGAACTCGGCACCGCGGGTGTCGACGGCTGGTACGGCACGAACACCCAACGGGCCGTCATCTCCCTGCAGGACAAGGAAGGTTTGCCACCCGACGGCGTTGTGGGGGTGAAAACCTGGCACTCGCTGCGCACGACGGTCCCGCCCGCCGAGCGGTGCCCCCCGGAGCGCAGATTCACCCCGCACCTGCTCCAGTCCGCGCTCGCGCACATCAACATACCGCTGCTCCAGCATGACCGACTCACGTCACATCCCGGGTGA
- a CDS encoding HAD family hydrolase: MASDLVEPGPRKSVLFDVDGTLIDAVDNQRRVWAAWAGRYGLNADEVYRVALRTRPLETFAKVAPDQDPRKCLDALHELEDDDVRSGDYAAFDGASELLGNLPSGAWVLVTSNYEHRVRGRFTRTSLPLPRVIVDAAAVEEGKPSPVPYLLAAEQLGVRPENCLVIEDAPSGVEAGLRAGMAVWGVNTAGPVAGVHRHFASLREAAPSILAFARLEGSAGEG; encoded by the coding sequence ATGGCCAGTGACCTTGTGGAGCCCGGCCCCAGGAAGTCCGTCCTCTTCGATGTCGACGGAACGTTGATCGACGCGGTGGACAACCAGCGCCGGGTCTGGGCGGCGTGGGCGGGGCGATACGGACTGAATGCGGATGAGGTCTATCGGGTGGCGCTGCGGACGCGGCCGCTGGAGACCTTCGCGAAGGTGGCTCCGGACCAGGATCCGAGGAAGTGCCTGGATGCGCTGCACGAACTGGAGGACGACGACGTCCGGTCCGGCGATTATGCGGCCTTCGACGGCGCGTCGGAGTTGCTGGGCAATCTGCCGTCGGGGGCATGGGTGCTCGTGACGTCCAACTACGAGCACCGGGTGCGCGGGCGATTTACTCGGACGAGCCTGCCGCTCCCTCGCGTGATTGTGGACGCGGCCGCGGTGGAGGAAGGAAAGCCGTCGCCCGTGCCCTATCTGCTGGCCGCCGAGCAGCTCGGTGTCCGGCCCGAGAACTGCTTGGTCATTGAGGACGCCCCGTCCGGAGTTGAAGCAGGGCTGCGAGCCGGCATGGCGGTGTGGGGAGTCAACACCGCGGGTCCGGTGGCCGGCGTGCACCGCCACTTCGCGAGCCTGCGCGAAGCAGCCCCCAGCATCCTCGCCTTCGCCCGGCTGGAGGGATCAGCCGGAGAGGGATGA
- a CDS encoding ABC transporter substrate-binding protein yields MTTPCARAAAVFGCFVLVALGLSACENTPTAGLVKPSVATSAESVGGMRALIAAAKHEGTLRAIALPRDWANYGGLINGFEKKYGIKVTVEDPLGHSEDEIDALRKDGNRSTAPDVIDVGDTFARKAAAQSLLAPYKVAAYDSIPGNQKDSKARWSNNYGGYISIGCDANRVKPCPQTFADLLKPGYKGKVALEGDPPRSATAFASVYAAALANNGSFDDIQPGLDFFAELKNRGNFNPLNSNSATVASGRTPISINWDYINLHYADQLREKGVNWQVAIPFDGSFAQYFALAINRNAPHPAAARLWQEYLFSPEGQNLRLRAYARPVLMDVMRQDGTLDKAAAARLPTVEGTPQFPTDAQLEKAQDTVTRGWTKAVSGRPG; encoded by the coding sequence GTGACTACACCGTGTGCCCGAGCGGCGGCGGTCTTCGGCTGCTTCGTTCTCGTGGCACTGGGCCTGAGCGCTTGCGAGAACACACCGACCGCCGGCCTCGTGAAGCCGTCGGTGGCCACGTCCGCCGAGAGCGTGGGCGGCATGCGCGCACTGATCGCCGCGGCGAAACACGAGGGCACGCTCAGAGCGATCGCGCTGCCGCGTGACTGGGCCAACTACGGCGGCCTGATCAACGGCTTCGAGAAGAAGTACGGGATCAAGGTCACCGTCGAGGATCCGCTGGGCCACAGCGAGGACGAGATCGACGCCCTGCGCAAGGACGGGAACCGGTCGACAGCGCCCGACGTGATCGACGTGGGCGATACGTTCGCACGGAAAGCAGCGGCACAGAGTCTCCTCGCGCCGTACAAGGTAGCCGCGTACGATTCGATCCCCGGTAATCAGAAGGACTCGAAGGCCCGCTGGTCCAACAACTACGGGGGCTACATCTCCATCGGCTGCGACGCCAACCGGGTCAAACCCTGTCCGCAGACCTTCGCTGATCTGCTGAAGCCCGGTTACAAGGGCAAGGTCGCACTCGAAGGTGACCCGCCCCGGTCGGCCACCGCCTTCGCCAGTGTCTATGCGGCCGCGCTGGCGAACAACGGGTCGTTCGACGACATCCAGCCCGGTCTCGACTTCTTCGCCGAACTCAAGAATCGCGGCAACTTCAACCCTCTCAATTCCAACTCGGCGACGGTCGCGAGCGGCCGGACCCCCATCAGCATCAACTGGGACTACATCAACCTCCACTACGCCGACCAGCTCCGCGAGAAGGGCGTGAACTGGCAGGTCGCGATCCCGTTCGACGGCAGCTTCGCCCAGTATTTCGCGCTGGCGATCAACAGGAACGCCCCGCACCCGGCGGCCGCCCGCCTGTGGCAGGAGTACCTCTTCAGCCCGGAGGGCCAGAACCTCCGCCTGCGCGCCTACGCCCGCCCGGTGCTCATGGACGTCATGAGGCAGGACGGCACCCTCGACAAGGCCGCCGCCGCACGACTGCCGACGGTTGAGGGAACGCCGCAGTTCCCGACAGACGCGCAACTGGAGAAGGCGCAGGACACGGTCACCCGGGGCTGGACGAAGGCCGTCTCCGGCCGGCCGGGATGA
- a CDS encoding SpoIIE family protein phosphatase/ATP-binding protein, producing the protein MRTHRPGRPRQAGRAWRSGSLLSVHSLAGQVFLLQLAVVMLLVAAALVVLVVQAQRDVMADARHRTLTVAQAFANSPGIVAALNSANPTAALQRHAEAARKDTGVDAVIVYGLNGITLAHSDPRQVGKRVIGPYAAAATGQPFTSTFKGSLGLSVTSAVPVRGPDGSVIAIVSVPVTVERVQHRVNRQLPLLLCGAATALGIAAGGSALVSRRLQRQTHGLGPTEMTRMYEHHDAVLHAVREGVLIVGGDGRLLLANDEARRLLDLPADAERRHITDLGLDEDLAGLVASDRPATDQVCLAADRLLAVSKRLTAPHGPVGSVVTLRDTTELRALSGRAEVARERLQSLYDAGLRIGTTLDVTRTAEELAEVAVTRFADVVTVDLLDPVLRGEEASGAPAGITELRRSAIAGLDADHSLHPVCELIRLVPAHPVSTAMAEGRPVLVGELSASDAWRSQQPEGARRILDHGIHSMLVAPLRARGVVLGVVGFWRARGSPSFEDEDVSFAEELAARAAVCIDNARRYTREHAMAVTLQHSLLPRALPEQSALEVAYRYLPAQAGVGGDWFDVIPLSGTRVALVVGDVVGHGLHAAATMGRLRTAVHNFAGLDMPVEELLGRLDELVAQIDAEEVTAAEHWQGAITGATCQYAVYDPTSGRLAIATAGHPGPAVVRPDGTVDFPQLPVSPPLGLGAGLPVETTELTVPEDSRLVLYTDGLIEDRIKDLDAGLEALRDALAGPGRTPEATCAAVVEAMLSDRPRDDIALLVARTRRLGPDQVAEWEVPRDPAAVAPVRTACARRLAEWGLEQVAFSAELILSELITNAIRYGAEPIAVRLLRTEPIGSPDAGSLIFEVADGSSTSPRLRRAKVTDEGGRGLFLVARFAERWGTRYTTTGKVIWAEQTLHHDAAPEAEGLGEALLDQWDDTAL; encoded by the coding sequence ATGAGGACTCATCGGCCCGGCCGGCCACGTCAGGCGGGACGGGCGTGGCGGTCGGGTTCGCTGCTGAGCGTGCACAGCCTCGCGGGTCAGGTCTTCCTGCTCCAGCTGGCGGTTGTGATGCTGCTCGTCGCCGCCGCCCTGGTGGTGCTCGTTGTGCAGGCTCAACGCGACGTGATGGCGGACGCCCGCCACCGGACGCTCACCGTGGCGCAGGCGTTCGCGAACTCCCCGGGGATCGTGGCGGCACTGAACAGTGCGAACCCGACGGCGGCGCTGCAGCGGCACGCCGAGGCGGCCCGGAAGGACACAGGCGTCGACGCCGTCATCGTCTACGGACTGAACGGGATCACCCTTGCCCACAGCGACCCTCGTCAGGTCGGGAAGCGCGTCATCGGGCCCTACGCGGCGGCGGCGACCGGCCAGCCGTTCACAAGTACGTTCAAGGGCTCACTGGGGCTCTCCGTGACCTCGGCGGTGCCCGTCAGGGGTCCCGACGGTTCGGTCATCGCCATCGTCTCCGTGCCCGTCACCGTCGAAAGGGTGCAGCACAGGGTGAACCGGCAGCTGCCCCTCCTCCTCTGCGGCGCCGCCACGGCCCTGGGCATCGCGGCAGGCGGGTCGGCCCTGGTGAGCCGACGGTTGCAGCGGCAGACCCACGGCCTGGGCCCGACCGAGATGACCCGGATGTACGAGCACCACGACGCGGTGCTGCACGCAGTGCGGGAAGGAGTGCTGATCGTCGGCGGTGACGGCCGGTTGCTGCTGGCCAACGACGAGGCACGACGGCTTCTGGACCTTCCGGCGGACGCGGAGCGGCGGCACATCACCGATCTGGGGCTGGACGAGGACCTCGCCGGGCTGGTGGCCTCCGACCGCCCCGCCACCGACCAGGTGTGCCTGGCGGCCGACCGGCTGCTAGCGGTCAGCAAGCGCCTCACCGCACCTCACGGACCGGTCGGCAGCGTGGTCACGCTCCGGGACACCACCGAGCTGCGGGCCCTCTCCGGCCGGGCGGAGGTGGCGCGCGAACGGTTGCAGTCGCTCTACGACGCCGGACTGCGGATCGGCACCACGCTCGATGTGACGCGCACGGCCGAGGAACTGGCCGAGGTGGCGGTGACCCGGTTCGCCGACGTCGTCACGGTCGATCTGCTGGACCCGGTCCTGCGCGGCGAGGAGGCCTCCGGTGCGCCCGCCGGGATCACCGAGCTGCGCCGCAGCGCCATCGCCGGTCTCGACGCGGACCATTCCCTCCACCCCGTCTGCGAGCTGATCCGGCTCGTCCCGGCCCACCCCGTCTCCACCGCGATGGCCGAGGGCCGCCCGGTCCTGGTCGGGGAACTGAGCGCCTCCGACGCCTGGCGGTCCCAGCAGCCCGAAGGTGCCCGGCGGATCCTCGACCACGGCATCCACTCCATGCTCGTGGCGCCCCTCCGCGCCCGCGGCGTGGTGCTGGGTGTGGTGGGCTTCTGGCGCGCGAGAGGCTCCCCGTCGTTCGAGGACGAGGACGTGTCCTTCGCCGAGGAGCTGGCCGCCCGGGCAGCGGTGTGCATCGACAACGCCCGCCGCTACACCCGCGAACATGCCATGGCCGTCACCCTGCAGCACAGCCTGCTGCCCCGCGCGCTGCCCGAGCAGTCCGCCCTCGAGGTCGCCTACCGCTATCTGCCGGCCCAGGCCGGGGTGGGCGGGGACTGGTTCGACGTCATCCCGCTGTCCGGCACCCGGGTGGCGCTGGTCGTGGGCGATGTCGTCGGCCACGGTCTGCACGCCGCGGCGACGATGGGGCGGCTGCGCACCGCCGTGCACAACTTCGCCGGCCTGGACATGCCCGTGGAGGAGCTCCTGGGCCGGCTGGACGAGCTGGTGGCGCAGATCGACGCCGAGGAGGTCACCGCAGCGGAGCACTGGCAGGGGGCGATCACCGGGGCGACCTGCCAGTACGCCGTCTACGACCCCACCTCCGGGCGACTGGCCATCGCCACCGCCGGCCACCCGGGGCCGGCGGTGGTCCGGCCCGACGGGACCGTCGACTTCCCTCAGCTGCCCGTCTCCCCGCCACTGGGGCTGGGAGCCGGCCTGCCTGTCGAGACCACCGAGCTCACCGTGCCCGAGGATTCCCGACTGGTGCTGTACACCGACGGGCTGATCGAGGACCGTATCAAGGACCTGGACGCCGGCCTGGAGGCCCTGCGCGACGCTCTGGCAGGGCCCGGTCGCACGCCGGAGGCCACCTGCGCGGCGGTGGTGGAGGCCATGCTGTCCGACCGGCCCCGGGATGACATCGCGCTGCTGGTGGCCCGCACGCGCCGGCTCGGACCGGATCAGGTCGCGGAGTGGGAGGTGCCCCGTGACCCGGCGGCGGTGGCTCCCGTGCGCACCGCCTGCGCCCGTCGGCTGGCGGAGTGGGGGCTGGAGCAGGTCGCCTTCAGCGCCGAACTCATCCTCAGCGAGCTGATCACCAACGCCATCCGCTACGGCGCCGAGCCCATCGCCGTGCGGCTGCTCCGCACGGAGCCGATCGGCAGCCCCGATGCGGGCTCTCTGATCTTCGAGGTCGCCGACGGCAGCAGCACCTCGCCGCGGCTGCGCCGGGCGAAGGTCACCGACGAAGGCGGCCGGGGACTCTTCCTGGTCGCCCGCTTCGCCGAACGCTGGGGCACCCGCTACACGACCACCGGCAAGGTCATCTGGGCCGAACAGACCCTGCACCACGACGCCGCGCCGGAGGCGGAAGGGCTCGGCGAAGCCCTGCTCGACCAATGGGACGACACCGCGCTGTGA